One stretch of Brachyhypopomus gauderio isolate BG-103 chromosome 8, BGAUD_0.2, whole genome shotgun sequence DNA includes these proteins:
- the LOC143521953 gene encoding LOW QUALITY PROTEIN: SEC14-like protein 1 (The sequence of the model RefSeq protein was modified relative to this genomic sequence to represent the inferred CDS: inserted 1 base in 1 codon): MVQKYQSPVRVYKHPFELVMAAYERRFPTCHLIPMFVASDVISEEKSDDDSTHNVERRCKLDVDAPRLLKRIAGVDYVYFVQKNTLNRRERTLHIESHNETFSNRVIIHELCCYSVHPENEDWTCFEQTASLDIKSFFGFESTVEKIAMKQYANSIKKGKEIIEYYLRELEEEGTTHVPRWTPLPDSPVKPAPPTTRPALPATPAVTITTPTEXAKEGLAGKEGGASPVGSPSEAPSATPDDKLDADYINRYLGDLTPLQESCLIRLRSWLQDMHKGKIPKDQHILRFLRARDFNMDKAREILCQSLTWRKQHQVDYLLDTWTSPQVLLDYYTGGWHHHDRDGRPLYILRLGQMDTKGLVRALGEESLLRHVLSINEEGLRRCEENTKVFGRPISCWTCLVDLEGLNMRHLWRPGVKALLRIIEVVEANYPETLGRLLILRAPRVFPVLWTLVSPFIDENTRKKFLIYAGNDYQGPGGLLDYIDKEVIPDFLGGECMCEVPEGGLVPKSLYRTPEELENDDIRLWTETIYQSASVFKGAPHELLIEIIDASSVITWDFDVCKGDVVFNIYHSKRAPQPPKKDPLAAHSITSPGGNNVQLIDKSWQLGKDYSMVESALTCKEGESVQGSHVTRWPGFYILQWRFHSMPACATTNLPRVDDVLATLQVSSHKCKVMYYTEVLGSEDFRGSMTSLESSHSGFSQLSAATTSSSQSQSSSLISR; the protein is encoded by the exons gcgTATGAGAGAAGGTTTCCTACATGTCACCTCATCCCCATGTTTGTGGCCAGTGACGTGATCAGCGAGGAGAAGAGTGATGACGACTCCACGCACAACGTCGAGAGGAGGTGCAAGCTGGATGTTGATGCGCCCCGCCTTCTCAAGAGG ATCGCGGGGGTGGACTACGTGTACTTCGTCCAGAAGAACACGCTGAACCGCAGAGAGAGGACCCTGCACATCGAGTCGCACAACGAGACCTTCTCCAACAGGGTCATCATCCACGAGCTGTGCTGTTACTCG GTCCACCCTGAGAACGAGGACTGGACGTGTTTTGAGCAGACGGCCAGCCTGGACATCAAGTCATTCTTTGGCTTTGAGAGCACGGTGGAGAAGATCGCCATGAAGCAGTATGCAAACAGCATCAAAAAG GGTAAAGAAATCATAGAGTACTACCTGcgtgagctggaggaggagggcaCTACCCACGTGCCCCGCTGGACCCCGCTTCCCGACTCGCCCGTCAAGcctgccccgcccaccacaCGACCCGCCCTGCCTGCCACGCCCGCCGTGACCATTACCACGCCCACCG CCGCCAAAGAGGGGCTGGCAGGCAAAGAGGGCGGGGCTAGCCCGGTGGGCAGTCCCAGCGAGGCGCCGTCTGCCACGCCCGATG ACAAACTGGATGCGGACTACATCAACCGCTACCTTGGTGACCTCACACCTCTGCAGGAGAGCTGTCTCATACGCCTCCGTAGCTGGTTACAGGACATGCACAAGGGCAAG ATCCCCAAGGATCAGCACATTCTGCGCTTCCTGCGTGCGCGGGACTTCAACATGGACAAGGCCCGGGAGATCCTGTGCCAGTCCCTCACCTGGCGGAAGCAGCACCAGGTGGACTACCTGCTGGACACCTGGACCTCCCCGCAGGTCCTCCTGGACTACTACACCGGCGGCTGGCACCACCATGACCGCG atgGTCGTCCTCTCTATATACTGCGTCTGGGACAGATGGACACAAAGGGCCTGGTGCGAGCTCTCGGGGAGGAGTCTCTCCTCAGACAT GTGTTGTCCATCAATGAGGAGGGTTtgaggagatgtgaggagaaCACCAAAGTCTTTGGTCGGCCAATCAG TTGCTGGACATGTCTGGTGGACCTGGAGGGTTTGAACATGCGCCATCTGTGGCGTCCGGGTGTGAAGGCTCTGCTCCGCATCATCGAGGTGGTGGAGGCTAATTACCCCGAGACGCTGGGGCGTCTGCTGATCCTGCGTGCCCCCCGCGTCTTCCCCGTCCTCTGGACCCTG GTCAGCCCATTCATCGACGAGAACACACGCAAGAAGTTCCTGATCTACGCCGGCAACGATTACCAGGGTCCCGGCGGCCTGCTGGACTACATCGACAAAGAGGTCATCCCCGACTTCCTGGGAGGGGAGTGCATG TGCGAAGTCCCTGAGGGCGGCTTGGTGCCCAAGTCTCTGTACCGAACCCCTGAGGAACTGGAGAATGATGACATCAGACTGTGGACAGAGACCATCTACCAGAGCGCCAGTGTCTTCAAAGGAGCCCCACACGAG CTGTTGATCGAGATCATCGACGCCTCCTCGGTCATCACGTGGGACTTTGACGTGTGTAAGGGCGACGTGGTCTTCAACATTTACCACTCAAAGAGGGCGCCCCAGCCGCCCAAGAAGGACCCGCTGGCGGCCCACAGCATCACGTCGCCCGGCGGCAACAACGTGCAGCTGATCGACAAGTCGTGGCAGCTCGGGAAGGACTACAGCATGGTGGAGTCGGCCCTCACCTGCAAAGAGGGCGAGAGTGTGCAg GGTTCCCACGTGACCCGCTGGCCTGGCTTCTACATCCTTCAGTGGAGGTTCCACTCCATGCCCGCGTGTGCCACCACTAACCTGCCGCGTGTGGACGACGTGCTGGCCACGCTGCAGGTCTCCTCCCACAAGTGCAAAGTCATGTACTACACTGAGGTGCTGGGCTCCGAGGACTTCAG GGGCTCGATGACCAGTCTGGAGTCCAGCCACAGCGGGTTCTCCCAGCTCAGCGCggccaccacctcctccagccAATCACAGTCCAGCTCTCTGATCTCCAGATAG